Proteins from one Malaya genurostris strain Urasoe2022 chromosome 2, Malgen_1.1, whole genome shotgun sequence genomic window:
- the LOC131433181 gene encoding mobility group protein 1A-like — protein MAEKPKRPLSAYMLWLSSAREQIKKENPGIKVTEIAKKGGELWRAMKDKSEWENKAAKQKDQYYKLVQEFEQNGGSKDAGKKKNKTAKKAAPKKGKKNDSDDEDESGEESD, from the exons ATGGCTGAAAAACCGAAACGTCCTCTGTCCGCCTACATGTTGTGGTTGAGCTCTGCCCGCGAACAGATAAAGAAGGAGAACCCCGGTATCAAGGTGACAGAGATCGCTAAGAAGGGCGGTGAGCTATGGAGGGCAATGAAGGACAAGAGC GAATGGGAGAACAAGGCCGCCAAGCAAAAGGATCAGTATTATAAACTTGTTCAGGAGTTCGAGCAGAATGGTGGCAGCAAGGACGCCGGTAAGAAAAAGAACAAGACTGCAAAGAAGGCAGCAcctaagaaaggtaaaaagaatGACTCTGATGACGAAGACGAGTCCGGCGAGGAAAGTGACTAA